A stretch of Amycolatopsis balhimycina FH 1894 DNA encodes these proteins:
- a CDS encoding ATP-binding protein: MHAQLTVTPARLPEVLLTTAVVRPVFLWGAPGIGKSSLVRDFAASLGLDCVSLLGTQLAPEDLIGVPQIVDGRSRFCPPEQIARDEPYCLFLDELNAAAPDVQKAFYSLILDRRIGSYELPPGSVVIGAGNRATDQALARPMASALVNRLVHVHLRAAPDDWLAWAAGHGIHPWVVEYLTQRPDHLWSPPPKTEEPFSTPRSWHMLSDLLHSAGDPADDETVALLAYATLTPAHAGAFRAYLKVARHAFDLEAILKGEVRWPAEPGDRDLLYFLAETFRARLVKDLPADKRHASAAVRQFAFRAKSLLVELAEISLEMAQLVIADDEAGNPRLPSWFLVETARDLPRLVAARA; encoded by the coding sequence TTGCACGCCCAGCTCACGGTCACGCCCGCCCGGCTGCCCGAAGTCCTGCTCACCACCGCCGTCGTGCGGCCGGTGTTCCTCTGGGGCGCGCCGGGAATCGGGAAGTCCTCGCTCGTCCGGGACTTCGCGGCGTCGCTGGGGCTCGACTGCGTTTCGCTGCTGGGCACGCAGCTCGCGCCCGAAGACCTCATCGGCGTCCCGCAGATCGTCGACGGCCGCAGCCGGTTCTGCCCGCCGGAGCAGATCGCGCGCGACGAGCCGTACTGCCTGTTCCTCGACGAGCTGAACGCCGCCGCACCCGACGTCCAGAAGGCGTTCTACTCGCTCATCCTCGACCGCCGCATCGGCTCGTACGAGCTGCCGCCTGGCTCGGTCGTGATCGGCGCCGGCAACCGCGCCACCGACCAGGCCCTCGCCCGGCCGATGGCCTCGGCACTGGTGAACCGCCTGGTGCACGTCCACCTGCGCGCCGCGCCCGACGACTGGCTCGCGTGGGCCGCGGGCCACGGCATCCACCCGTGGGTCGTCGAGTACCTCACCCAGCGGCCGGACCACCTCTGGAGCCCGCCGCCGAAGACCGAGGAGCCGTTTTCGACGCCGCGGTCCTGGCACATGCTCTCCGACCTGCTCCACTCCGCCGGTGACCCGGCCGACGACGAGACGGTCGCGCTGCTGGCGTACGCCACCCTCACACCGGCGCACGCGGGCGCGTTCCGCGCGTACCTCAAGGTCGCCCGGCACGCCTTCGACCTCGAGGCCATCCTCAAGGGCGAGGTGCGCTGGCCGGCCGAGCCGGGTGACCGGGACCTGCTCTACTTCCTCGCCGAGACGTTCCGCGCGCGGCTGGTCAAGGACCTGCCCGCGGACAAGCGGCACGCGTCGGCGGCCGTGCGCCAGTTCGCCTTCCGGGCGAAGAGCCTGCTGGTGGAGCTGGCCGAGATCTCCCTGGAGATGGCGCAGCTGGTCATCGCCGACGACGAAGCCGGCAACCCGCGGCTGCCGTCGTGGTTCCTGGTCGAAACCGCCCGCGACCTGCCGCGGCTGGTGGCGGCGCGCGCATGA
- the rpsR gene encoding 30S ribosomal protein S18: MSRMPKPNRDRPAKRKVNLLRANKITEVDWKDADLLRKFISDRGKIRARRVTGLTPQQQKQVATAIKNAREMALLPYPSSGRAS, translated from the coding sequence GTGAGCCGGATGCCGAAGCCGAACCGTGACCGTCCCGCCAAGCGCAAGGTGAACCTGTTGCGCGCCAACAAGATCACCGAAGTCGACTGGAAGGACGCCGACCTGCTGCGGAAGTTCATCTCCGACCGGGGCAAGATCCGGGCCCGCCGGGTCACCGGATTGACGCCGCAGCAACAGAAACAGGTCGCCACGGCGATCAAGAACGCGCGCGAGATGGCCCTGCTGCCGTACCCGTCCTCGGGGCGCGCGAGCTGA
- the rpsN gene encoding 30S ribosomal protein S14, whose protein sequence is MAKKSKIAKNEQRKVIAARYVERRRALKAVVASPASSPEEKAGAVVALQKLPRDASPTRIRNRDTADGRPRGYLRKFGLSRVKMRQAAHNGELPGVAKSSW, encoded by the coding sequence ATGGCCAAGAAGTCGAAGATCGCGAAGAACGAGCAGCGGAAGGTGATCGCCGCGCGGTACGTCGAACGCCGCCGCGCGCTCAAGGCCGTCGTCGCCTCGCCGGCGTCGTCGCCGGAGGAGAAGGCCGGGGCGGTCGTCGCGCTGCAGAAGCTGCCCCGTGACGCGAGCCCGACCCGGATCCGCAACCGCGACACCGCCGACGGGCGTCCCCGCGGGTACCTGCGGAAGTTCGGGCTGTCGCGGGTGAAGATGCGGCAGGCCGCCCACAACGGCGAGCTGCCCGGCGTCGCGAAGTCGAGCTGGTGA